The nucleotide window CCAGCGTGAGTACCACCCGCAGCGACGGCACCGCGGACCGCAGCTCGTTCGTCGAACCGGTGGCGGCCAGCACGAACGCGACCGGATCCACCCGGCGCAGCAGGGCCAGCACGTCCCGGGCGCCGCTGCCGGCGTGTATCGGCATCATCACCGCGCCGATCTCGGCGACGGCCAGGTGCACGGTCTGGAACTCGAAGCCGTTGGGCAGCTGCACCGCGACGACGTCACCGGGCCTGACGCCCGCCTCCTGCAGGCCCCGGGCCACCGCGTCCACCTCGGTGCGCCACCGCCGCCACGTGTACGACCGGTCACCGTCCACGATCGCGACGGCGTCCGGATCGGCGGCCACCGCGGCGGCGAACACCGACGGCAGCGTGTACCCGCCCAGGTGGTGAACGAGATCCGCGGGCGGGTCGAGCTGATAGTCCGCGGCGGTGATCGCCATGGTGCCTCCAGAGGGTCAGGCCTGCGCGAGCAGCGGCGCGGCGTCGCGCTCGGGGAAGTCCGCGCCGAGAAGGGTCAGCAGGGGACGCGCCTTGACGGCGGTCTCCTCGTACTCCGCCGCCGGATCGGACAACGCGATGATCGCGCCGCCGACGCCGTAGCGCAGCCGGCCGCCGTTGAGCACCACGGTGCGGATGACGATGCTCAGATCGGCGGCCCCGGTCAGCGAGAAGTAGCCGATGACGCCGGAGTAGATGCCGCGCGGCCCGGCTTCCAGCCGGTCGATGATCTGCATCGTGCGGATCTTCGGGGCGCCGGTCATCGAGCCGCCCGGGAACGCGCAGCGCACCCCGGCGGCCGGGCTGCGGTCCCGTGCGAGCTGCGCGCGTACGGTGCTGACCAGCTGGTGCACGGTGGCATAGGACTCGACGTCGAACATCTTGTCCGCGTGCACCGAGCCGACCTCGGCGCAGCGGCCCAGATCGTGCCGGACCAGGTCCACGATCATCAGGTTCTCGGCGCGGTCCTTCTCGCTCGAGGTGAGATCGTCGACAAATAGCGCGTCCTCCTCGAGGGTGCGCCCGCGCGGCCGGGTGCCCTTGATCGGCTTGGACTCCATGTCGCCGTACCGGTCGATCTGCAGGAAGCGTTCCGGCGAGGTGCTCAGCACGGCCACCTCGCCGAAGCCGAGGAACGCGGCGAACGGCGCCGGGCTGTACCGGCGCAGGAAGCGGTACGCCTGCCAGGGGTCGATGTCGGAGTCCGCCTCGATCATGTTGGTCAGGCAGACCTCGTACGTCTCGCCGTTGCGGATCTCCCGCTGGCACTCCTCGATCAGCCCCAGGTACGCCTCCCGGTCGTGGCGCAGGCGCAGCGGCGAGGTCGTCGAGGCGGGCGGCGCGTCGCACGGCGCCGGCTCGCGGCCGCCGAGTGCCTTGATCGCGGCGGTGGTGTCGGCCAGCCAGGCGCGGGCGGCGGCCTCGTCGCCGTCCTCGGCCAGCGCCAGCAGGTAGGTGCAGCGGGTGCGGTGGTCCAGCACGATCGCCCGGTCGGCGAAGACCATCACCGCGTCCGGCTCGTGCGACGGGTGCGCGGCGTCGCCGTCGCACTCGGCCTTCAGCTCGTAGCCGAGCGCGCCGACCCAGCCGAGCCCGAAGTCGAACGGAAGGAACGGCACGCGGGTGTCCAGCGAGCGGATGTCCGCGTCCAGCCAGTCCAGGAACGTGCCGGAGGTGATCTCGGCGCCGTCCGCGGAAACGACCGTGACGGTGCCGGCGGTGACGTTCGCGGTGGCGATCCGTGCCAGCGGTCCGGCGGCGTTGCCCATCACGGAGACCTCGCCGGAGGCGCCGGTCTGGCTGCTGTCCAGCCAGTACGGGTGCTCGCCGGCGCGGACCAGCGTGTCGAACGCGACCTCGGCGTCCCAACGGGTGTCCATCGCCTCGACCAGCACCTCGAGCCGGCGGGTCCGCTCCGGCGCGGGGTCCGCCACGGTCGCCGGTGCGGGCGGGGCCACGTCGATGACCTCGCGAGCGCCGCGGTGCCGCTCGGTCAGCCGGCCGAAGTTGGCCAGCAGCTGGTGCCCGCCCTCGGTACCGATCGATTCGGGGTGGAACTGCACGCCCCAGAGCGGCAGATTGCGGTGCCGGAGCGCCATCACCACGTCGTCGTCGGCCCACGCGGTGGCCTCCAGGTCGCCGGTGATCCCGGTGACGGCCAGCGAGTGGTAGCGGACCACCTCGAGCGGCGACGGGAGGCCCTCGAACAGCTCGGTGCCGTCGTGGCGGATCAGCGAGGTGCGGCCGTGCCGCGGTTCCGGGGCGTGGCCCACGTGCGCGCCGTGCGCGAGGCCGATGCCCTGGTGACCCAGGCACACGCCGAGCACCGGCAGCCGGCCCTCGGCGGCGATCGCGGCGCACAGTCCGAAGTCGGCCGGCCGGTGCGGGGTACCCGGGCCGGGGGACAGGACCACGTTGTCGAACTCGGCGAGCCGCTCGGGCCGCCACGCCGGGTCGTCGTTGCGGATCACCTCGGGCCGTCGCCCGTTCACCTCGGCGAGATAGTGGAAGAGGTTGTATGTGAACGAGTCGTAGTTGTCGACCAGCAGCGTACGCATGTGCGGTCCTTGTCCTGGTCCTCGAGGTGACGGGGGAATTACCGGACGGCCTCGACACCGGGCCGGCGGGCGGCCGCCAGGTCCGCGGCGATCTCGGCGTTCACCGCGTGCTGCTGGGCGGCGATGAAGAAGTGGCCGCCCGGGAAGCCGGTCAGCCGGAACGGGCCCTCGGTGTGCCGCTCCCAGGCGGCGGCCTCGTCGGCGGTGGTGAGCGGATCCGCGTACCCGGTGAGCACGGTGATGCCGGCCCGCAGCCGGGCGCCCGGCAGGCCGCGATACGTCTCGATGGCCTCGTAGTCGGCGCGGATCGCGGGCAGCGCCATGCGCAGGATCTCGTCGTCGCCGAGCAGTCCCGGCACGGTGCCGTTGAGGCGCTTCAGCTCGGCGATCACGCCGTCGTCGTCGCGGTCGTGCACGGTCTCGGCGCGTGCCGTCGACGGCGCCCGCCGTCCGGAGGCGATCACCGTGCGCGGCCCCCCGCCGTCGCGTTCGAGCCGCAGTGCGGTCTCGAACGCCAGGATCGCGCCCATGCTGTGCCCGAAGAACACGGTGGGCTTCTCGCCGAGCGTGCGCAGTTCGGCGACGATCGCGTCGGCCAGCGCGGCGACGGAGGTGTGGCACGGCTCCCGGCGGCGGTCCTGCCGCCCCGGGTACTGCAGGCAGATCACGTCGGCGCCGGCGCCGTGCGCCGCGGAGACCGGGTGGTAGAAGCTGGCCGAGCCGCCCGCGTGCGGGAAGCAGACGAGCCGCACCGCCCGGCCCGGGCCCGGGTGGTAGCGCCGCATCCACGGTGTGGTCGCGTCGTCGGCGATCGTCACGGCAGAGCTCCTTCTCGCTGGGTGTCGCCCATCAGATCGGACCCGGGTCCCGGAATTTGCTAGTCCTGGACGGAGATGGCGCCCGACGGGCACAACTGGAGTGCCAGGTGCACCGGCCCGCTCTGCTCGGCGTCCGGCTCGGCGGCCAGCACCTCGACCACCCCGTCGTCGTCCTGGTCGAAGACGTCGGGCGCGGACAGCACGCACTGTCCCGCGCCGACGCAGGCCTCGGTCGCCACCGTGATACGCATCTCGCCTCCGTGGTCGTTCGGCCTCGCTACCAGCGGACTGGCAGCGCGTGCAGGCCGTGCAGGACACCGTCGTACTTGTAGGGCAGGCCTTCCTCGCCGACCGCGGGCGAGAGGCCCGGGATCCGCTCGAACAGGGTCCGGTACGCCAGCTCCATCTCGACCCGGACGAGGTTCTGGCCGAGGCACTGGTGCACGCCGTAGCCGAACGCGACGTGCTGCCGGGCGCTGCGCCCGGGGTCGAACAGGTGCGGGCAGGCGAACACCTCATCGTCGTGGTTGGCCGCCGCGACCAGCGGCACGATGCCCTCGCCGGCCTTGATCAACTGGCCGCAGATCTCCACGTCCTCCACCGCCACCCGCAGCGACACCAGGTCGGCGACCGAGTGCAGGCGCAGCAGCTCCTCGACGATCCGGTCGTCGCCGATCCACTGCGGGTTCTCCATCAGCGTGACGATGCCCAGGCCGATGTTGTTCGCGGTGGTCTCGTGCCCGGCGATCAGCAGCAGGAGCAGCACGCCGGGCAGTTCCCGCGCCCGCAGCACGCCGCCGGCGAGCAGCCGGCTGGGCAGGTCCTCGCCGGGCCATTTCGCCTTGATCTCGATGAGCCGGTTGATGTAGCGCAGCAGCTCACGGCTGGCGAGGTCGCGCTGCGCGTCGGTGGACTGCCGGATGTTGACCAGCGTCCGGGTGCGCGACTCGAAGAAGTCCCGGTCCGCGGCCGGCACGCCGAGCAGCGCCGAGATCACCAGCGACGGGATCGGCAGCGCGAAGTCGTTGATCAGGTCGGCCTCGTTGCCGGCCGCCAGCAGGTCGTCGATCACCTTGTCGATGACGCCCTGAATGGCCGGGCGCATCTCCCGGATCCGGCGCACCGTGAACTCCGGGATCAGGGCCTTGCGGAACCGGTCGTGCTCGGGCGGGTCCAGGCCGACGAACCAGCCGGGGATCTGGTCCTGCCGCGGCACGCCCATCGTCTCGCCGATGTTCGGGAAACCCTCCCGGTCCGGGTTGGAGCTGATCTTCCTGCTGGTCAGGATCTCCCGTACGGCGGCGTGCCGGGTGACCAGCCAGACCGGTCTGCCGTCCGGAAGGTACGACAGGACGAGCCCCTCGCGCCGCCGGTACTCGGAGTATCGCGGCGGCGGGAACGCCTCGCCCTCCTTGCGCAGCGGGAAGTCGACGACCAGCTGTTCCCCGGTGTCGCTCATGACGGCCTCTCGTAGAACTCGCCGACCCGGGCGACGATGAAGTCGATGTCGGCGTCGGTGAGGGACGTGTGCGTCGGCAGGTAGAAGCCGTCCTCGCTGAACCTGGTCGCGTTCAGCGACGG belongs to Amorphoplanes digitatis and includes:
- the pabB gene encoding aminodeoxychorismate synthase component I, with the translated sequence MRTLLVDNYDSFTYNLFHYLAEVNGRRPEVIRNDDPAWRPERLAEFDNVVLSPGPGTPHRPADFGLCAAIAAEGRLPVLGVCLGHQGIGLAHGAHVGHAPEPRHGRTSLIRHDGTELFEGLPSPLEVVRYHSLAVTGITGDLEATAWADDDVVMALRHRNLPLWGVQFHPESIGTEGGHQLLANFGRLTERHRGAREVIDVAPPAPATVADPAPERTRRLEVLVEAMDTRWDAEVAFDTLVRAGEHPYWLDSSQTGASGEVSVMGNAAGPLARIATANVTAGTVTVVSADGAEITSGTFLDWLDADIRSLDTRVPFLPFDFGLGWVGALGYELKAECDGDAAHPSHEPDAVMVFADRAIVLDHRTRCTYLLALAEDGDEAAARAWLADTTAAIKALGGREPAPCDAPPASTTSPLRLRHDREAYLGLIEECQREIRNGETYEVCLTNMIEADSDIDPWQAYRFLRRYSPAPFAAFLGFGEVAVLSTSPERFLQIDRYGDMESKPIKGTRPRGRTLEEDALFVDDLTSSEKDRAENLMIVDLVRHDLGRCAEVGSVHADKMFDVESYATVHQLVSTVRAQLARDRSPAAGVRCAFPGGSMTGAPKIRTMQIIDRLEAGPRGIYSGVIGYFSLTGAADLSIVIRTVVLNGGRLRYGVGGAIIALSDPAAEYEETAVKARPLLTLLGADFPERDAAPLLAQA
- a CDS encoding thioesterase II family protein translates to MRRYHPGPGRAVRLVCFPHAGGSASFYHPVSAAHGAGADVICLQYPGRQDRRREPCHTSVAALADAIVAELRTLGEKPTVFFGHSMGAILAFETALRLERDGGGPRTVIASGRRAPSTARAETVHDRDDDGVIAELKRLNGTVPGLLGDDEILRMALPAIRADYEAIETYRGLPGARLRAGITVLTGYADPLTTADEAAAWERHTEGPFRLTGFPGGHFFIAAQQHAVNAEIAADLAAARRPGVEAVR
- a CDS encoding ferredoxin, which translates into the protein MRITVATEACVGAGQCVLSAPDVFDQDDDGVVEVLAAEPDAEQSGPVHLALQLCPSGAISVQD
- a CDS encoding cytochrome P450 — its product is MSDTGEQLVVDFPLRKEGEAFPPPRYSEYRRREGLVLSYLPDGRPVWLVTRHAAVREILTSRKISSNPDREGFPNIGETMGVPRQDQIPGWFVGLDPPEHDRFRKALIPEFTVRRIREMRPAIQGVIDKVIDDLLAAGNEADLINDFALPIPSLVISALLGVPAADRDFFESRTRTLVNIRQSTDAQRDLASRELLRYINRLIEIKAKWPGEDLPSRLLAGGVLRARELPGVLLLLLIAGHETTANNIGLGIVTLMENPQWIGDDRIVEELLRLHSVADLVSLRVAVEDVEICGQLIKAGEGIVPLVAAANHDDEVFACPHLFDPGRSARQHVAFGYGVHQCLGQNLVRVEMELAYRTLFERIPGLSPAVGEEGLPYKYDGVLHGLHALPVRW